The nucleotide window CCCGCGCCGAACCGGGAAGTTCCGCCACCTCGTGGAAGCGCACCTTCTCGACCTGCTGGACGACCAGCTGGGCGATCCGGTCGAAACGTTCGAACCGCACGGTCTCGCGCGGGTCGAGGTTGACCACGATCACCTTGATCTCCCCACGGTACCCGGCATCAACCGTCCCTGGGGCATTCACGAGGGCCACTCCGCAGCGGGCCGCGAGGCCGGAACGGGGGTGCACGAACGCGGCGTACCCGTCGGGCAGGGCGATCGACACCCCGGTCGGCAGCACCACGCGTTCCCCGGGTGCGAGTTCGGCGGCCTCGGTGGTCACCAGGTCGGCCCCGGCGTCGCCGGGATGACCGTACGAGGGGATCGGCACCTCCGGGTCGAGCAGGCGGATCAGTACGTCGAGAGGAGGATGCATCAGGGGTTCACCTCGAAGGCGCGGGCGCGCTTGACCTGGTCGGGATCGGCCATGGCCGCCTGGATCTCGGCCGGACGGCCGTTCTCGATGAAGTGGTCGACCTTGACCTCGATGAAGAGGGCGTCGGCA belongs to Streptomyces finlayi and includes:
- the dut gene encoding dUTP diphosphatase; the protein is MHPPLDVLIRLLDPEVPIPSYGHPGDAGADLVTTEAAELAPGERVVLPTGVSIALPDGYAAFVHPRSGLAARCGVALVNAPGTVDAGYRGEIKVIVVNLDPRETVRFERFDRIAQLVVQQVEKVRFHEVAELPGSARAEGGFGSTGGHAAVDGVRGGITQGGNSYASVVSDREGQ